The following proteins come from a genomic window of Candidatus Woesearchaeota archaeon:
- the asd gene encoding aspartate-semialdehyde dehydrogenase, whose amino-acid sequence MQKIKVGILGATGAVGQRFIELLENHPWFEVAAVAASPRSAGRKYSEAVEGRWFSKKEIPANAKNLIVSDVADIEGIKNKVDFVFSAIEASKDEIKAFEDKYAENDIPVVSNNSAHRWTKDVPMIMPEINPHHIDMIKIQQKNHGWKKGFVVVKPNCSLQSYLPAIAPLMKYCPKEMIVSTMQAISGAGKTFETFPEIIDNVIPFIGGEEEKSEQEPLKILGSIKNNEFVNYNGIKISAHCSRVPVSDGHMATVSVKFDKKPTKEEILEAWKNYRPEPQQLKLPSAPDPVLIYNEEENRPQTKLDRDAGNGMAITIGRLRECLVLDYRFVALSHNTIRGAAGGAILVAELMKVKGYLD is encoded by the coding sequence ATGCAGAAAATAAAAGTCGGGATTTTAGGGGCAACAGGAGCAGTCGGGCAAAGATTTATTGAATTGCTTGAGAACCATCCATGGTTTGAAGTAGCTGCAGTCGCAGCTTCGCCAAGGTCCGCTGGCAGGAAATACTCAGAAGCAGTTGAAGGCAGGTGGTTCTCTAAAAAAGAAATTCCTGCTAATGCCAAAAACTTAATAGTCTCTGACGTTGCAGATATTGAAGGAATCAAAAATAAGGTTGATTTTGTATTCTCAGCTATAGAGGCATCCAAGGATGAAATTAAAGCTTTTGAAGACAAATACGCAGAAAATGACATCCCTGTAGTATCTAATAATTCAGCGCATCGCTGGACAAAGGATGTCCCGATGATTATGCCTGAGATTAACCCGCATCATATTGATATGATCAAGATACAGCAAAAAAATCATGGCTGGAAAAAAGGTTTTGTAGTTGTAAAGCCAAACTGCTCATTGCAGAGCTATCTGCCAGCCATTGCTCCATTGATGAAATACTGTCCTAAGGAAATGATCGTAAGCACAATGCAGGCCATCTCTGGAGCAGGAAAAACATTTGAAACATTCCCTGAAATAATTGATAATGTAATCCCTTTTATTGGTGGGGAAGAAGAAAAATCAGAGCAGGAGCCATTAAAGATACTAGGCAGCATAAAAAATAATGAATTTGTAAATTATAATGGGATTAAAATATCTGCTCATTGCAGCAGGGTTCCAGTTTCTGACGGCCATATGGCAACTGTTTCAGTAAAGTTTGATAAAAAGCCTACAAAAGAAGAAATTTTGGAAGCATGGAAGAATTACAGGCCAGAGCCGCAGCAGCTGAAATTGCCTAGCGCTCCTGACCCCGTATTGATATATAATGAAGAAGAAAATAGGCCGCAAACCAAACTAGACAGAGATGCAGGAAACGGAATGGCAATCACAATAGGCAGGTTAAGGGAGTGCCTTGTGCTCGACTACAGGTTTGTTGCTTTATCCCACAATACGATAAGGGGAGCCGCTGGTGGGGCTATACTAGTAGCAGAGCTGATGAAAGTAAAAGGATATCTCGATTAA
- the dapA gene encoding 4-hydroxy-tetrahydrodipicolinate synthase, producing MFKGVYTAIITPFKEDESVDVIAFKRLINFNIEKGVAGIVPCGTTGESPTLDHKEHDKVIELAVKYANKRVTVIAGTGSNSTKEAIRLTKHAEEAGADACLLVNPYYNKPTQEGLYRHFKAIADSVKFPCIVYNIKGRTGVNLETATLIRLTNDCKNIAGVKEASGDINQIKDVIAKRPEGFSVLSGDDNLTFEVIKAGGDGVISVASNIIPDRVVKMADLALKGNFEEAEKLNNELMPFFSAIFIETNPIPIKAMLAMKGMCREVYRLPMCELSAEHREKAKEILIQYEIIKS from the coding sequence ATGTTTAAAGGAGTTTATACTGCGATAATCACTCCGTTCAAGGAGGATGAAAGTGTAGATGTCATTGCATTTAAAAGGCTGATAAATTTCAACATTGAGAAAGGAGTTGCGGGAATTGTGCCATGCGGAACAACAGGCGAAAGCCCTACGCTGGATCATAAAGAGCATGATAAGGTTATTGAGCTTGCTGTGAAGTATGCCAATAAAAGAGTTACTGTAATAGCAGGAACAGGAAGCAATTCAACAAAAGAAGCGATAAGATTAACAAAGCATGCTGAAGAAGCTGGAGCAGATGCCTGCTTATTAGTTAATCCGTATTACAACAAGCCTACGCAGGAAGGATTGTATAGGCACTTCAAGGCAATTGCAGACTCTGTAAAGTTTCCGTGCATTGTTTACAATATAAAAGGAAGAACAGGAGTTAATTTAGAAACAGCAACTTTAATTAGATTGACAAATGACTGCAAAAACATTGCCGGAGTAAAGGAAGCTTCTGGAGATATCAACCAAATAAAAGATGTAATTGCAAAAAGGCCGGAAGGATTTTCAGTTTTATCAGGAGATGACAACCTGACTTTTGAAGTGATAAAAGCAGGTGGAGACGGCGTGATTTCAGTTGCATCAAACATAATCCCTGACAGGGTTGTGAAGATGGCAGATCTTGCATTAAAAGGCAATTTTGAAGAAGCTGAAAAGCTAAATAACGAGCTAATGCCTTTTTTCAGCGCAATATTCATAGAAACAAACCCTATTCCGATAAAGGCAATGCTTGCAATGAAAGGAATGTGCAGGGAAGTTTACAGATTGCCGATGTGCGAGCTAAGTGCTGAGCATCGCGAAAAGGCGAAAGAAATTTTAATTCAATACGAAATTATAAAAAGCTAA